The Flavobacterium piscisymbiosum genome includes a region encoding these proteins:
- a CDS encoding alpha/beta fold hydrolase, whose translation MKNTIKSLTLILAIIMLQQTAVNAQVKNSLTTKENTENQTTHYNNTEVNGLKIFYREAGSKDAPTILLLHGYPTSSHMFRNLIPILSKKYHVIAPDLPGFGYSDAPDHLSFQYTFDNLAKTMQGFIDKLGLKRFAIYVFDYGAPTGYRLALANPEKITGIISQNGNAYEEGLSTGWNPIQKYWKDPSQANRYALKDLVSKESTWFQYHEGASDVSLIAPETYTLDQHFLDRPGNIEIQLDLLKDYRTNVALYPKFQAYFRDKKPMMLAVWGSQDPYFLPAGAEAYKHDNPNVTVKFYKTGHFALETHYKEIGTDILLFLAKLPK comes from the coding sequence ATGAAAAATACAATTAAATCCTTAACTCTAATTCTAGCTATAATTATGCTACAACAAACAGCTGTAAATGCACAAGTTAAAAACTCTTTAACTACAAAAGAGAACACTGAAAATCAGACCACTCATTACAATAACACGGAAGTAAACGGACTAAAGATATTCTATCGTGAAGCAGGCTCTAAAGATGCTCCCACTATATTATTACTGCATGGTTACCCTACATCATCTCACATGTTTAGAAATCTTATTCCTATTTTAAGCAAAAAATATCATGTAATAGCTCCGGACCTTCCTGGTTTTGGCTATTCAGATGCACCGGACCATCTTAGTTTTCAATACACCTTTGATAATCTTGCCAAAACTATGCAGGGATTTATCGATAAGCTTGGTTTAAAACGTTTTGCCATTTATGTATTCGATTATGGCGCGCCAACCGGATACAGGCTTGCTCTTGCTAATCCTGAAAAAATAACCGGCATTATATCACAAAATGGCAATGCTTATGAAGAAGGTTTAAGTACAGGGTGGAATCCTATCCAGAAATACTGGAAAGATCCTTCGCAGGCTAACAGATACGCTCTTAAGGATCTTGTTTCAAAAGAATCAACGTGGTTTCAGTATCACGAAGGTGCTTCGGATGTTTCTCTTATCGCACCTGAAACATACACATTAGACCAGCATTTTCTGGATCGCCCGGGAAATATCGAGATACAGCTTGACCTGCTAAAAGATTACAGAACCAATGTTGCTTTATATCCTAAATTTCAAGCTTATTTTAGAGATAAAAAGCCTATGATGTTAGCTGTTTGGGGCAGTCAGGATCCTTATTTTCTTCCCGCAGGAGCAGAAGCGTACAAACATGACAATCCAAATGTTACTGTAAAGTTTTATAAAACGGGGCATTTTGCCCTTGAAACTCATTATAAAGAAATCGGTACTGATATATTGTTATTTCTTGCCAAACTTCCTAAATAA
- a CDS encoding LysR family transcriptional regulator, with protein sequence MNSNDLKIFEAAATLGSFTKAAEATFTVQSNVTARIKNLEDEFGAELFRRVSRKVVLTEAGETLLQYAKKIGRLLDDAKSDIQSADKIGGTIRIGCIETTMALKVPEIIKGFAELYPNVELEFYSSMLSALINDVISYKLDAAFVAAPINIPGLQQLTVRDEQLVIIAGGDVDKLSVVLKQEPLKIVVFEQGCFFRARLETWLGSKGILRYKSTVINSIEGIINFVEAGLGISILPAEVLNQYYSNRNIKTFPLTKELATMTTVLIYRNDEAPSKALNVFLDQYSRDSSS encoded by the coding sequence ATGAATAGTAATGACCTGAAAATATTTGAAGCTGCAGCAACACTCGGAAGTTTTACAAAAGCTGCAGAAGCAACCTTTACGGTACAATCAAACGTAACGGCTCGCATAAAAAATCTCGAAGATGAATTTGGAGCTGAACTGTTTAGAAGAGTATCCAGAAAAGTGGTTTTAACTGAAGCAGGAGAAACACTTTTGCAATATGCTAAAAAAATAGGGCGATTATTGGATGACGCAAAAAGTGATATACAGAGTGCAGACAAAATAGGAGGGACAATACGCATAGGGTGTATTGAGACCACTATGGCTCTTAAAGTGCCCGAAATCATCAAAGGTTTTGCAGAACTTTATCCCAATGTAGAGCTTGAATTTTATTCTTCCATGTTATCAGCATTGATAAACGATGTAATCAGTTATAAACTTGATGCTGCTTTTGTTGCAGCACCCATAAATATTCCGGGTTTACAGCAGCTTACTGTTCGTGATGAACAACTTGTAATAATTGCAGGTGGTGATGTGGATAAACTTTCGGTAGTATTGAAACAAGAACCTTTAAAAATAGTAGTTTTTGAGCAAGGTTGTTTTTTCAGGGCACGACTTGAAACCTGGCTCGGTTCAAAAGGAATCCTCCGTTATAAAAGCACCGTAATCAATTCTATAGAAGGCATTATTAATTTTGTGGAGGCAGGTCTTGGTATCAGTATACTTCCTGCAGAAGTGTTAAATCAGTATTACAGCAACAGAAATATAAAAACATTTCCTTTAACGAAAGAACTTGCCACGATGACTACAGTGTTAATTTATAGAAATGATGAAGCACCTTCAAAGGCTTTAAATGTATTTTTAGATCAGTATAGCCGAGATAGCAGTAGCTAA
- a CDS encoding serine hydrolase domain-containing protein → MKKFLLLAVVTFITSCSNDDSKPSPDKKALAQQKLEAALSNFPGLSLSVKTISENYTLVAGNAVINEKPMAISALHYMQSISKTFTAVAVLKLKEEGKINLDAKVNTYLPDICNKLPNGNIITVRQLLNMTSGLPDYLDSEEFLNDLVAGPLPMTSEQVLSYVYDQPAKFAPGVSFGYCNINYHLLAIIIDSVTPNGHRSYITDKIINEIGLSNTYYIAGLAGTTAPQGTTASYLEIDGTFTDVSELQLGTVLTFIGDDGIVASVQDIAGFYYKLLHDKTILSPISLEEMKSAVNYQGTPIYGLGLHFYKSNGRLQAIGHEGSGAGAGAYAFYFPSKNTSVVLCTNTGTLTDTIKEEQFLALWEQIIGVLFE, encoded by the coding sequence ATGAAAAAGTTTTTATTACTAGCTGTTGTTACTTTTATCACCTCATGTAGCAATGACGATTCTAAACCCTCACCTGATAAAAAAGCGCTGGCACAGCAAAAACTTGAAGCAGCTTTGTCCAACTTCCCTGGCCTAAGCCTTAGTGTAAAAACAATTTCCGAGAATTATACCTTAGTTGCAGGAAACGCTGTAATTAATGAAAAGCCGATGGCTATTTCTGCTCTTCACTATATGCAGAGTATTTCAAAAACCTTTACTGCAGTTGCTGTACTCAAACTGAAAGAGGAGGGCAAAATCAATCTCGATGCCAAAGTAAATACCTATCTTCCTGATATTTGTAATAAGCTGCCAAACGGAAATATCATTACGGTAAGGCAACTGCTTAATATGACATCAGGGCTTCCTGATTATTTAGATAGCGAAGAGTTTTTAAATGATCTTGTTGCAGGGCCACTGCCTATGACGAGCGAACAGGTATTGAGCTATGTATATGATCAACCCGCAAAATTCGCACCCGGCGTGTCATTTGGTTATTGCAATATAAATTATCATTTGCTGGCAATAATTATTGATAGTGTCACTCCAAACGGGCATCGAAGCTATATTACCGACAAAATAATTAACGAGATTGGACTTTCCAATACCTATTATATAGCGGGCTTGGCAGGCACTACTGCTCCACAAGGCACAACGGCTAGCTATCTGGAAATAGACGGCACTTTTACCGATGTGAGCGAATTGCAGTTGGGTACAGTACTTACCTTCATTGGTGATGACGGCATTGTTGCTTCTGTTCAGGATATAGCTGGGTTTTACTACAAGCTGCTCCATGACAAAACCATACTGTCACCAATATCGCTGGAAGAAATGAAGAGTGCTGTTAATTATCAGGGTACGCCCATATATGGCTTAGGACTGCATTTTTATAAATCCAATGGTCGCCTGCAGGCAATCGGCCACGAGGGTAGTGGAGCCGGAGCCGGAGCCTATGCTTTTTATTTTCCTTCTAAAAATACCAGCGTCGTCCTGTGTACAAACACGGGAACGCTTACTGATACTATAAAAGAGGAACAGTTCCTGGCATTGTGGGAGCAAATTATAGGTGTATTATTTGAGTAA
- a CDS encoding TetR/AcrR family transcriptional regulator translates to MDLRKDRRVQYTKKILREALFILLHEKELSEITITELCKTADVNRNTFYRHYNIPLDILLEIEDDVFEKLSAVLRKSTNMDDVILLSCQLLESDKQMSKIVFTKADGSGILSRILRSVRTNFPVENQIELTAEVKPFVEMAYQFGEKGSIAVIKNWIENDFSIPAESIAQMISYLVNKLNKL, encoded by the coding sequence ATGGATTTAAGAAAAGACAGAAGGGTTCAGTATACTAAAAAAATATTGCGTGAGGCATTATTTATTTTGCTGCACGAGAAGGAATTAAGCGAAATCACCATAACCGAACTGTGTAAAACAGCCGATGTCAACCGCAATACATTTTATCGGCATTATAATATTCCGCTGGATATACTGCTTGAAATAGAAGATGATGTTTTTGAAAAACTCTCAGCGGTTTTGCGTAAAAGCACCAATATGGATGATGTGATACTGCTCAGCTGCCAGTTACTGGAAAGCGATAAACAGATGAGTAAAATTGTGTTTACCAAAGCGGATGGAAGCGGAATTCTCTCGCGAATACTAAGAAGTGTTCGGACTAATTTTCCAGTTGAAAATCAAATAGAACTTACTGCCGAAGTAAAGCCTTTTGTTGAAATGGCATACCAATTTGGCGAAAAAGGAAGTATTGCTGTCATCAAAAATTGGATCGAAAATGATTTCTCTATTCCTGCTGAAAGTATTGCACAAATGATAAGTTATCTGGTAAATAAACTCAATAAATTATAG
- a CDS encoding NAD-dependent epimerase/dehydratase family protein, which yields MENKISRKKILLTGASGTVGLETLQHLVQHTDYEITVFDLKTQNSVKKLAPFRSRVEIIYGDISNREEVLKVAQNKDVAIHLAAVIPPLADIDPDMAYSVNVKGTENLVYALEKNSPDCYLIFSSSISVYGDRMKNPQISVTDILQPSPGDQYGETKVLCESLIGKSKLSWSIFRLAAIMGNHKISKLMFHMPLDTPMEICTPKDTGRAFAKAIENQKKLEKQIFNLGGGEDCVITYGSFLDKMFAEFGLGKADFPQKAFAEKNFHCGILKDGEDLDNILGFRQQNLNDYFEMVRQKIHPLQKKITFIFKSIIKKWLLSQSEPYQAFKKGNVKKMNHFFNPLEKEKLEKVLL from the coding sequence ATGGAAAATAAGATATCACGAAAAAAAATACTTCTGACCGGTGCATCTGGAACTGTAGGTCTTGAAACTTTACAGCATCTGGTTCAGCATACGGATTATGAAATAACGGTTTTTGATTTAAAAACTCAAAATTCGGTAAAAAAACTAGCTCCCTTTCGATCTCGTGTAGAGATTATATATGGCGACATCAGCAATAGAGAAGAAGTGCTAAAAGTTGCCCAAAATAAGGATGTAGCTATCCATTTGGCAGCGGTTATTCCACCTCTTGCAGATATAGATCCGGATATGGCTTACAGTGTCAATGTGAAAGGGACCGAAAATCTTGTTTACGCTTTAGAGAAGAATTCACCGGATTGTTATTTGATTTTTAGTTCCAGTATTTCAGTTTATGGCGATCGGATGAAGAATCCGCAGATAAGTGTCACTGATATTTTGCAGCCCAGTCCGGGAGATCAGTATGGAGAAACAAAGGTGTTGTGTGAGTCGTTGATAGGGAAATCCAAATTATCATGGAGTATTTTTCGTCTGGCTGCAATTATGGGTAACCATAAGATATCCAAATTGATGTTTCATATGCCGCTGGATACACCAATGGAAATCTGCACTCCAAAAGATACGGGTAGAGCTTTTGCTAAAGCAATTGAAAACCAAAAAAAACTAGAGAAGCAAATATTCAACTTAGGAGGGGGAGAGGATTGTGTTATTACTTATGGATCTTTTCTAGACAAAATGTTTGCTGAATTTGGCTTAGGCAAAGCAGATTTTCCACAAAAGGCGTTTGCAGAGAAAAATTTTCACTGCGGGATTTTAAAAGATGGTGAAGACTTAGATAATATTTTAGGTTTTAGACAGCAAAACTTGAACGATTATTTCGAGATGGTCCGCCAGAAAATTCATCCTCTCCAAAAAAAGATCACCTTCATTTTTAAAAGTATTATAAAAAAATGGCTGCTCTCACAATCAGAACCCTACCAGGCGTTTAAAAAAGGGAATGTAAAAAAAATGAATCACTTTTTTAACCCATTAGAGAAAGAGAAGCTAGAAAAGGTTCTATTATAA
- a CDS encoding DUF2141 domain-containing protein, whose protein sequence is MKIKMISLIVLVTVNSALFAQHNFSVEVSGVEPGKGSVFFGLYDKEKGFLDNASQIATGKVKASENKVVYTFKNLPDGDYAIAVYQDLNNNGKCDRNMIGYPTEGFGFSKNYKPKLSAPNFDEVKIAINQYAKTSIALISR, encoded by the coding sequence ATGAAAATTAAAATGATAAGCTTGATAGTACTTGTAACAGTTAATTCAGCATTGTTTGCACAACATAATTTCAGCGTTGAAGTATCGGGCGTAGAACCCGGCAAAGGATCTGTTTTTTTTGGATTGTATGATAAAGAGAAAGGCTTTCTTGATAATGCGTCACAGATTGCCACCGGAAAAGTAAAAGCTTCAGAAAATAAAGTGGTCTACACGTTCAAAAACCTACCGGATGGCGATTATGCTATTGCTGTTTATCAAGACTTGAATAATAACGGAAAATGTGATAGAAATATGATTGGTTATCCGACAGAAGGATTTGGATTTTCTAAAAATTATAAACCAAAACTCTCAGCACCTAATTTTGATGAGGTGAAAATTGCAATTAATCAGTATGCTAAAACCAGTATCGCATTGATTTCTAGATAG
- a CDS encoding PLP-dependent aminotransferase family protein has translation MSVKSFRYEQVAQKIEENINILQLRPGDKAPSVRQVRRDLNVSLNTVFQAYSLLEAKGLIISRPRSGYIINSLGSSLKIPETKSRPMLPANVEITAMAVAMMKNAKENGIVNFSILAPVNEFIPITSLNKAVKASLSEAGNDNFQYPLVDGHPNLLKQISVLSLEWEKPLSPDTILVTNGGMEAINLCLDSITSKGDIIAVESPTYHGILQSLERRGLKALEIKVDPQNGLCIDDLELALANNKVAACIFMPRCNNPTGSGMSEENKIRLVELLGRQNIPMIEDDCLGELSFGITKSYPAKAYDNYDNVLYCNSFSKTLAPGFRIGWVSAGKHHLNIEKLKFGSNISTNGILQDAIAKYLESGFYNKHIRKMRNDLQGQMIKYIGTINQYFPHGTKLAVPKGGLSIWIELPAGLNAFEFQKKALSQGIGICPGHIFSSLEYYENFIRLNYCPLWNNKIEIAIKNLGDIAASNL, from the coding sequence ATGTCAGTTAAAAGCTTTCGATATGAACAGGTTGCCCAAAAAATAGAAGAGAATATAAATATTCTGCAGCTAAGACCCGGAGATAAAGCTCCGTCTGTACGTCAGGTTAGAAGAGATTTGAATGTAAGTTTGAATACAGTATTTCAGGCGTACTCCTTACTGGAAGCAAAAGGCTTAATCATTTCCCGTCCCCGGTCGGGATATATAATAAATTCACTGGGTTCTTCTTTAAAAATACCTGAAACAAAATCACGACCGATGCTGCCGGCAAATGTTGAGATTACGGCGATGGCGGTTGCCATGATGAAAAATGCCAAAGAAAATGGTATAGTAAATTTCTCGATCCTTGCACCAGTAAATGAATTTATTCCCATAACAAGTCTTAACAAAGCAGTAAAGGCATCCCTTAGCGAGGCAGGTAATGACAACTTTCAGTATCCTCTTGTAGATGGCCACCCTAACCTTCTCAAGCAAATATCAGTTCTTTCCCTTGAATGGGAAAAACCGCTATCGCCCGATACAATATTAGTTACAAATGGCGGTATGGAAGCTATCAATCTTTGCCTTGATTCCATTACGAGTAAGGGAGATATTATAGCAGTTGAATCGCCTACGTATCACGGAATTCTTCAAAGTTTGGAACGTCGTGGATTAAAAGCGCTTGAAATCAAAGTAGATCCACAAAACGGTTTATGTATTGATGATCTGGAATTGGCTTTAGCCAATAATAAGGTAGCGGCATGTATTTTTATGCCTCGCTGCAATAATCCTACCGGAAGTGGTATGTCTGAAGAAAATAAGATTCGACTTGTTGAATTATTAGGCAGGCAAAATATTCCGATGATAGAAGATGACTGCCTTGGAGAATTGTCCTTTGGAATTACCAAGAGCTATCCTGCAAAAGCATATGATAATTATGATAATGTTTTGTATTGTAACTCTTTCTCAAAAACACTGGCACCAGGCTTCCGGATAGGCTGGGTATCAGCGGGAAAACATCATCTAAATATTGAAAAATTAAAATTTGGTTCTAATATATCGACCAACGGAATTTTGCAGGATGCTATCGCTAAATATTTAGAAAGTGGTTTTTATAATAAGCATATCAGAAAAATGCGTAATGATCTGCAGGGACAAATGATAAAATATATTGGGACGATTAATCAATATTTCCCGCATGGAACAAAGCTTGCTGTCCCCAAAGGAGGATTAAGTATATGGATTGAACTCCCGGCCGGTCTTAATGCATTCGAATTTCAGAAGAAGGCACTGAGTCAAGGAATAGGCATTTGTCCTGGTCATATCTTTTCTTCATTGGAATATTATGAAAACTTTATTAGATTAAATTATTGCCCTCTATGGAACAATAAAATTGAAATTGCCATTAAAAACCTTGGAGATATTGCTGCATCAAATCTTTAG
- a CDS encoding zinc-dependent alcohol dehydrogenase family protein: MTPEKNTMKAWQLKGFGLDNLKLEDIAVPTPGANEVLIKVGAVSLNFRDKAIVDGIYEPDMVPNPLTPVSDAAGTIVEIGADVTRFKVGDRVTSHLYSKWIEGAPAPNEPDFCFGSPLPGGLAEYMIIHEESAVLAPSTLTDEEASTLPIAALTAWYSLVTYGNLQKGDSVLIQGTGGVSIFGIQLATALGARVIVTTSSNEKGEWARKLGAHEVINYVQTPDWASEVVRLTDGKGVDQLLEVVGGDGLNDSVKATKVTGQISVIGFLAGQTTDLNLMQVIFRQTKIQGIAVGNRSAFEEMNKAFDQYNIKPVIDKVYRFEEAIEAYQHLAKGAFGKIVIKIS; encoded by the coding sequence ATGACACCAGAAAAAAACACAATGAAAGCCTGGCAATTAAAAGGGTTTGGTTTAGATAATTTGAAATTAGAAGATATTGCAGTACCAACTCCGGGGGCAAATGAAGTTTTAATAAAAGTCGGAGCAGTTTCGCTAAATTTTAGAGACAAAGCGATTGTTGATGGAATTTATGAACCGGATATGGTACCCAATCCTTTAACACCGGTATCTGATGCTGCCGGAACAATTGTAGAGATTGGGGCCGATGTAACACGATTTAAAGTAGGCGATAGGGTAACTTCTCATTTATATTCAAAGTGGATCGAAGGGGCGCCCGCTCCTAATGAGCCAGATTTCTGTTTTGGTTCTCCTCTGCCTGGAGGTTTGGCAGAATATATGATTATTCACGAAGAATCCGCAGTCTTGGCACCATCTACTTTGACTGATGAAGAAGCATCTACTTTGCCAATCGCAGCACTTACAGCCTGGTACTCTCTGGTTACCTATGGTAACTTGCAAAAAGGAGATTCGGTTTTGATACAAGGTACCGGAGGCGTTTCAATATTCGGTATTCAGCTTGCAACTGCTTTGGGGGCAAGGGTTATTGTTACAACAAGCAGTAATGAAAAAGGCGAATGGGCCCGCAAACTCGGTGCTCATGAAGTAATTAATTATGTCCAAACTCCAGACTGGGCTTCTGAAGTAGTTAGATTAACAGATGGAAAAGGTGTTGATCAGCTATTGGAAGTAGTTGGAGGAGATGGATTAAATGATTCTGTTAAAGCGACAAAGGTTACCGGGCAAATTTCAGTTATAGGATTCTTAGCGGGGCAGACCACCGATCTTAACTTAATGCAGGTGATTTTCAGACAAACCAAAATTCAGGGTATTGCAGTTGGAAACCGATCTGCATTCGAGGAAATGAATAAAGCTTTTGACCAGTATAATATTAAGCCTGTTATCGATAAAGTATACCGATTCGAAGAGGCTATTGAAGCGTATCAGCACTTGGCAAAAGGAGCATTTGGAAAAATTGTAATTAAAATTAGTTAA
- a CDS encoding DUF1203 domain-containing protein, translated as MKKFKIVPLSKDFVSQIRKTNIDNFGNAVYEQLATGKGPCRISLKPFNVGQDIRLVFAYSPFSENNAFNQSGPIFIHKNEVEQYLDIYNFPTELKADKENFPLSLIGYTKEQKMIFTKLVGDNDIDLLIAEIFETKSDVEYLHARNSEACCFICKIERV; from the coding sequence ATGAAAAAATTTAAAATTGTCCCGTTGTCTAAAGATTTTGTAAGCCAAATTCGGAAAACAAATATTGATAATTTTGGTAATGCTGTTTACGAGCAATTGGCAACGGGAAAAGGACCATGCCGAATTTCGTTGAAACCATTTAATGTTGGTCAGGATATTCGTTTGGTTTTTGCTTATAGTCCGTTTTCAGAAAACAATGCTTTTAATCAATCCGGGCCTATATTTATTCACAAAAATGAAGTGGAGCAATATTTAGATATTTATAATTTTCCCACAGAATTAAAAGCAGATAAAGAAAATTTCCCTTTATCTCTAATCGGCTATACCAAAGAACAAAAAATGATTTTTACTAAATTAGTTGGAGATAATGATATCGATTTACTAATTGCTGAGATCTTTGAAACAAAAAGCGATGTTGAATATCTTCACGCAAGAAATTCAGAAGCCTGTTGTTTTATTTGTAAAATTGAAAGGGTATAG
- a CDS encoding nitroreductase family protein: MNLIENLKWRYATKAYNNIKVTEEKIDQILEAINLSASSCGLQSYRVFVVSNPEIQKKLGADSYNGQISSCSHLLVFAAFTDMSSTYIDDYMAMTEKQRGLDTGALSGFRNGLHSYFSTINAEQKALWAAKQAYIALGTALIAAAELKVDATPIEGFNAATIDEVLGLKEKELHSTVILALGYRDSEKDYMAATKKVRLPIDEMITKVY; the protein is encoded by the coding sequence ATGAATTTGATAGAAAATTTAAAATGGCGCTACGCCACAAAAGCTTACAATAACATCAAAGTAACAGAAGAGAAGATCGATCAGATCTTAGAGGCTATAAATCTTTCAGCATCTTCTTGTGGTCTGCAATCTTACCGTGTTTTTGTTGTAAGCAACCCGGAAATTCAAAAAAAATTAGGTGCTGATTCGTATAATGGACAGATTAGCTCTTGCTCTCATTTATTGGTTTTTGCTGCATTCACTGACATGTCTTCAACTTACATTGACGATTATATGGCAATGACAGAAAAGCAAAGAGGTCTTGATACTGGTGCCTTATCAGGATTTAGAAATGGATTGCATTCCTATTTCAGCACTATTAACGCAGAGCAAAAAGCACTTTGGGCGGCCAAACAGGCTTATATTGCACTAGGAACAGCACTTATTGCTGCAGCAGAATTGAAAGTGGATGCCACTCCTATTGAAGGATTTAATGCCGCCACTATTGATGAGGTTTTGGGATTGAAAGAAAAAGAGTTGCATTCTACAGTTATCCTCGCTTTAGGATATCGGGATTCCGAAAAAGACTATATGGCAGCTACGAAAAAAGTTCGTTTACCTATAGATGAAATGATAACGAAAGTTTATTAA
- a CDS encoding DUF1852 domain-containing protein: MKANIQEDRGINEKQNNENTQDTIQNDFAFTLKSTCLDENYHPSSETRLTTNFANLARGGNRQQNLRNALNMINNRFNALAHFDNPKADRYLVGLEIITVTMSIDDKNGINNLPLIEVLKTNIFDHKTSQRIEGIAGNNFSSYVRDYDFSILLIEHNKNKANFCIPENFGDLHGKLYKCFVNSATYKEHFKMSPIICLSVSSNKTYTRTEYQHPVLGFEYLQDQYSITDEYFSKMGLKVRFFMPANSVAPMAFYHSGDLLADYTDLGLISSISTMETFQKIYRPEIYNANSVAGKIYQPNLKHEDYSLTLVDYDREERSRLAVEQGKYAEEHFIKPYKSLLEQWSANFTF; the protein is encoded by the coding sequence ATGAAAGCGAACATACAAGAAGATAGGGGAATAAACGAAAAGCAAAATAATGAAAACACCCAGGATACAATCCAAAATGATTTTGCATTCACACTAAAGAGCACTTGTTTAGATGAAAACTATCACCCCTCAAGTGAAACGCGTTTGACAACCAATTTTGCAAATCTGGCCAGAGGAGGTAATCGCCAACAAAACTTACGTAATGCATTAAATATGATTAACAATCGATTCAATGCATTGGCTCATTTTGATAATCCAAAAGCTGATCGTTACCTTGTAGGACTTGAAATCATCACAGTAACGATGAGTATTGATGATAAGAATGGTATTAACAATCTGCCGTTGATTGAAGTTTTAAAAACGAATATTTTTGACCACAAGACTAGCCAGCGTATCGAAGGTATTGCCGGAAATAATTTTTCGTCTTATGTTCGTGATTATGATTTCAGTATTTTATTGATCGAGCATAATAAAAATAAAGCTAATTTTTGTATTCCTGAAAATTTTGGTGATTTGCACGGAAAACTTTATAAGTGTTTTGTCAATTCAGCCACTTATAAAGAGCACTTTAAAATGTCACCGATCATTTGTCTAAGTGTATCGAGCAACAAAACTTATACCCGCACTGAGTATCAGCATCCGGTTCTGGGTTTTGAGTATCTGCAGGATCAGTATTCTATCACTGATGAATATTTCTCTAAAATGGGCTTAAAAGTTCGTTTTTTCATGCCTGCGAATAGTGTGGCACCGATGGCTTTTTATCATTCCGGAGATCTGCTTGCTGATTATACTGATCTTGGACTAATCAGCTCAATCAGCACAATGGAGACTTTCCAGAAGATTTATCGCCCTGAAATTTACAATGCAAATTCAGTGGCTGGGAAAATCTATCAACCTAATCTTAAACACGAAGATTATTCACTGACTCTTGTGGATTATGACCGCGAAGAGCGCAGCCGACTGGCTGTTGAACAGGGTAAATATGCAGAAGAGCATTTCATTAAGCCTTACAAAAGTCTCCTGGAACAATGGTCTGCTAATTTTACCTTTTAA